In Actinoplanes sp. NBC_00393, a single genomic region encodes these proteins:
- a CDS encoding arylsulfatase, with translation MTRADDARTALPIPDRPAPGLTTYDAKDPDTAYPPIEPLRPPAGAPNVLIVLLDDVGFGAASAFGGPCRTPTAERLAAAGLKYNRFHTTALCAPTRAALLSGRNHHSVGMGSITETATAAPGNNSLRPNTKAPLAMTLKLNGYSTAQFGKCHEVPVWQSSPMGPFDAWPSAGGGFEKFYGFIGGENNQWDPALYDGTTPVEPPATPEQGYHLTEDLADHACTWMRQQKALMPDKPFFVYFAPGATHAPHHVPAEWPERYRGQFDDGWDALRERTFARQKELGVIPPDAQLTERHTEITAWDDMPDELKPVLARQMEVYAGFLEHTDHQVGRLIDTVEELGVLDNTLIYYIVGDNGASAEGTMNGAFNEMANFNGMAALETPEFLRSKMAEFGSPTSYNHYSVGWAWAMCTPFQWTKQVASHWGGTRNGTIVHWPAGITERGGLRSQFTHVIDVAPTILEAAGLPEPVSVNGVQQSPIEGTSMLYTFDQADAGERHDAQYFEMAGNRGIYYKGWSAVTKHRTPWNLMGPPPPPFDEDVWELYDGAGDYSQADDLADKMPEKLAHLQRLWLLEAAKYNVLPLDDRTAERINPDLAGRPTLIRGTTQMLYPGMGRLSENSVVSIKNRSFSVTADIDIPETGATGVIIAQGGRFGGWTVYVHDDRLRFVYNVLGIRHFATTAEQPLPAGRHQILMDFAYDGGGLGKGGTVTLSVDGSPAGTGRVDATQPMVFSADETTDVGYESGTTVSADYTTATSRFTGKIHWVRIDLGGDGHEPDPQEKLRIALARQ, from the coding sequence ATGACCAGAGCAGACGACGCGCGTACCGCGCTGCCCATCCCGGACCGGCCGGCGCCCGGCCTGACCACCTATGACGCGAAGGACCCGGACACCGCCTACCCGCCGATCGAGCCGCTGCGCCCGCCCGCCGGCGCCCCGAACGTGCTGATCGTGCTGCTCGACGACGTGGGGTTCGGCGCGGCCAGCGCCTTCGGTGGGCCGTGCCGGACACCGACCGCCGAGCGTCTCGCCGCGGCCGGGCTCAAGTACAACCGCTTCCACACCACCGCCCTGTGCGCGCCGACCCGGGCCGCGCTGCTGTCCGGGCGCAACCACCACTCGGTCGGCATGGGCAGCATCACCGAGACCGCGACCGCCGCGCCCGGCAACAACTCGCTGCGGCCGAACACCAAAGCACCGCTGGCCATGACCCTGAAACTCAACGGCTACTCGACCGCCCAGTTCGGCAAATGCCACGAGGTGCCGGTCTGGCAGTCCTCCCCGATGGGCCCGTTCGACGCGTGGCCGTCGGCCGGCGGCGGCTTCGAGAAGTTCTACGGCTTCATCGGCGGCGAGAACAACCAGTGGGACCCGGCCCTGTACGACGGCACCACCCCGGTCGAGCCGCCGGCCACCCCTGAGCAGGGCTACCACCTGACCGAGGACCTGGCCGACCACGCCTGCACCTGGATGCGCCAGCAGAAGGCGCTGATGCCGGACAAGCCGTTCTTCGTGTACTTCGCGCCCGGCGCCACCCACGCCCCGCACCACGTGCCCGCCGAATGGCCGGAACGCTACCGCGGGCAGTTCGACGACGGCTGGGACGCCCTGCGCGAACGCACCTTCGCCCGGCAGAAGGAACTCGGCGTCATCCCGCCCGACGCGCAGCTCACCGAACGGCACACCGAGATCACCGCCTGGGACGACATGCCCGACGAGCTCAAACCGGTGCTGGCCCGCCAGATGGAGGTGTACGCCGGTTTCCTGGAACACACCGACCACCAGGTCGGGCGGCTCATCGACACCGTCGAGGAACTCGGTGTGCTCGACAACACGCTGATCTACTACATCGTCGGCGACAACGGCGCGTCCGCCGAAGGCACCATGAACGGCGCCTTCAACGAGATGGCCAACTTCAACGGCATGGCCGCCCTGGAGACCCCCGAGTTCCTGCGCAGCAAGATGGCCGAGTTCGGTTCGCCGACCTCCTACAACCACTACTCGGTCGGCTGGGCGTGGGCGATGTGCACCCCGTTCCAATGGACCAAGCAGGTGGCCTCGCACTGGGGCGGCACCCGCAACGGCACCATCGTGCACTGGCCGGCCGGCATCACCGAACGCGGCGGGCTGCGCTCGCAGTTCACCCACGTCATCGACGTGGCGCCGACCATCCTGGAAGCCGCCGGGCTGCCCGAGCCGGTCTCGGTCAACGGCGTGCAGCAGTCCCCGATCGAGGGCACCAGCATGCTGTACACCTTCGACCAGGCGGACGCCGGCGAACGCCACGACGCGCAGTACTTCGAGATGGCCGGCAACCGGGGCATCTACTACAAGGGCTGGAGCGCGGTCACCAAACACCGCACCCCGTGGAACCTGATGGGGCCGCCCCCGCCGCCGTTCGACGAGGACGTATGGGAGCTGTACGACGGCGCCGGCGACTACAGCCAGGCCGACGACCTGGCCGACAAGATGCCCGAGAAGCTGGCCCACCTGCAACGGCTGTGGCTGCTCGAAGCCGCCAAGTACAACGTTCTGCCGCTCGACGACCGTACCGCCGAGCGCATCAACCCGGACCTGGCCGGGCGGCCCACCCTGATCCGCGGCACCACGCAGATGCTCTACCCCGGCATGGGCCGGCTCTCCGAGAACAGCGTGGTCAGCATCAAGAACCGATCGTTCTCGGTCACCGCCGACATCGACATCCCGGAAACCGGCGCCACCGGTGTGATCATCGCGCAGGGCGGCCGGTTCGGCGGGTGGACCGTCTACGTCCACGACGACCGGCTGCGTTTCGTCTACAACGTGCTCGGCATCCGGCACTTCGCCACCACCGCCGAGCAGCCGCTGCCCGCCGGCCGCCACCAGATCCTGATGGACTTCGCCTACGACGGTGGTGGCCTGGGCAAAGGCGGCACGGTCACCCTCTCGGTCGACGGCAGCCCGGCCGGCACCGGGCGCGTCGACGCCACCCAGCCGATGGTCTTCTCCGCCGACGAGACCACCGACGTCGGCTACGAATCCGGCACCACCGTCTCCGCGGACTACACCACCGCCACCAGCCGCTTCACCGGCAAGATCCACTGGGTGCGGATCGACCTCGGCGGCGACGGCCACGAACCCGACCCGCAGGAGAAACTGCGCATCGCCCTGGCCCGCCAATAA
- a CDS encoding formylglycine-generating enzyme family protein, whose product MHDRDCCAPSRAAGPLMSVSRPAATGRHDIEQRSVPAQTFLMGDQHGDDRHGDGETPVHDVTLPEFHIDATTVTNRDFAAFVAGSGYLTEAERYGFSAVFHLAVRAEPGDVMGAASGAPWWFGVRGADWAHPGGPASNLDGLDDHPVVHVSWNDAVAYCAWAGRRLPTEAEWECAARGGVPGQRYPWGDEMPGDWPCNIWQGTFPQHNQGTDGWLTTAPVRSYRRNGYGLWQPVGNVWEWCADWWDRRYYAVSQRYDPAGPLSGAGRVMRGGSYLCHDSYCNRYRNAARSSNTPDSSAANIGFRTVALDPA is encoded by the coding sequence ATGCATGACAGGGACTGTTGCGCGCCGAGCCGGGCTGCCGGGCCGTTGATGTCGGTGTCCCGCCCGGCGGCGACCGGGCGGCACGACATCGAGCAGCGGTCGGTTCCGGCGCAGACGTTCCTGATGGGCGATCAGCACGGCGACGACCGGCACGGCGACGGGGAGACGCCGGTGCACGACGTCACCCTTCCGGAGTTCCACATCGACGCGACCACGGTCACCAACCGCGACTTCGCGGCGTTCGTCGCCGGGTCCGGCTATCTGACCGAGGCGGAACGGTACGGGTTCTCCGCCGTCTTCCATCTGGCGGTGCGGGCCGAGCCGGGTGACGTGATGGGGGCGGCCAGCGGCGCGCCGTGGTGGTTCGGGGTCCGCGGCGCGGACTGGGCGCATCCCGGCGGGCCCGCCTCGAACCTGGACGGCCTGGACGACCACCCGGTCGTGCACGTGAGCTGGAACGACGCGGTCGCCTACTGCGCGTGGGCGGGCCGGCGGCTGCCGACCGAGGCGGAGTGGGAGTGCGCGGCCCGCGGCGGCGTGCCCGGGCAGCGTTATCCGTGGGGCGACGAGATGCCCGGCGACTGGCCGTGCAACATCTGGCAGGGCACGTTTCCGCAGCACAATCAGGGTACGGACGGCTGGTTGACGACGGCGCCGGTGCGCTCGTACCGGCGTAACGGGTACGGGCTGTGGCAGCCGGTCGGCAACGTCTGGGAGTGGTGCGCCGACTGGTGGGACCGCCGCTATTACGCGGTGTCGCAGCGCTACGACCCGGCGGGCCCGCTGTCCGGCGCCGGCCGGGTGATGCGCGGCGGCTCGTACCTGTGCCACGACTCGTACTGCAACCGCTACCGCAACGCGGCCCGCTCGTCGAACACCCCGGATTCCTCGGCCGCGAACATCGGCTTCCGGACGGTGGCCCTGGACCCGGCCTAG